A genomic region of Miscanthus floridulus cultivar M001 chromosome 3, ASM1932011v1, whole genome shotgun sequence contains the following coding sequences:
- the LOC136547513 gene encoding (+)-neomenthol dehydrogenase-like, whose protein sequence is MEKAAHVAAGATQDSYPHRLDAVRHDSAEAIPERLAVVTGGNKGVGLEVCRQLALQGVTVILTARDEKRGKDAAETLRRESELPNIIFHQLDVRDDDSVATLAQYIERRYGKLDILVNNAAISGIVADEEGLKALNIDAETLTSGRAANLLKEVFQNTNDEAFNCLNTNYYGCKRVTEALLPLLKLSTSGARIVNASSLASELKRMPNEKLRNDLSNIDIWDEDRIEVVLNTFLEDLKSGQLEEAGWPMMLPAYSVSKMVINLYTRIMARRYPEMRINCVRPGFVKTDINWNLGVLTPEQGARGPVMLALLPDDGPTGCYFDQVEMVNVW, encoded by the exons ATGGAGAAAGCTGCGCACGTTGCCGCCGGCGCGACGCAGGACTCGTATCCGCACAG GCTTGACGCAGTGAGGCATGACTCCGCTGAAGCGATTCCTGAAAG ACTCGCGGTGGTCACAGGAGGAAACAAAGGAGTTGGCCTAGAAGTATGCCGCCAGCTTGCTCTCCAGGGTGTGACAGTTATCCTTACAGCAAGGGATGAGAAACGAGGAAAAGATGCTGCCGAGACCCTTCGCCGTGAATCCGAACTCCCAAATATAATCTTCCATCAGCTCGATGTCAGAGATGATGACAGTGTCGCCACATTAGCCCAGTATATTGAAAGAAGATATGGGAAGCTCGACATCTTG GTGAACAATGCAGCTATTTCAGGAATTGTAGCAGATGAGGAAGGCCTGAAAGCTCTCAACATTGATGCAGAGACATTG ACATCTGGCAGGGCGGCTAATCTTCTCAAAGAAGTATTCCAGAATACCAATGATGAGGCATTCAACTGTCTCAATACCAATTACTATGGATGCAAACGGGTAACAGAGGCTCTTCTTCCCCTTTTGAAGCTATCTACATCAGGAGCAAGGATTGTCAATGCCTCCTCACTTGCGTCGGAGCTGAAG AGAATGCCAAATGAGAAGCTGCGAAACGATTTGAGCAACATCGACATCTGGGATGAGGATCGGATAGAAGTAGTGCTCAACACATTCTTGGAGGACCTGAAGAGCGGGCAGCTAGAAGAGGCCGGGTGGCCCATGATGCTACCAGCCTACAGTGTATCGAAAATGGTCATCAATCTGTACACCAGGATTATGGCAAGGAGGTATCCGGAGATGCGCATCAACTGTGTGCGGCCTGGCTTTGTAAAGACGGACATCAACTGGAATCTGGGGGTCCTGACGCCTGAACAAGGTGCAAGAGGGCCAGTCATGCTAGCTCTGCTCCCTGATGACGGACCAACTGGATGCTATTTTGATCAGGTGGAAATGGTGAACGTGTGGTGA
- the LOC136547511 gene encoding triphosphate tunnel metalloenzyme 3-like — MEVEIKLRLPDAAAHRRLSTFLAPRLRRTHAQRNLFFDAAARTLAAATAALRVRLYDGPDDRAPERAVLALKRRPRIDAGVSRVEEIKEPLDPALALACADDPARLGGLDSPIIRLVAAEYGVGGDAAPFICLGGFRNTRAVYDYELEDGGGGLVLELDETRFDFGTSYELECETAEPDRVKEVLESLLTVAGVPYEYSRSNKFACFMAGKLLP; from the coding sequence ATGGAGGTTGAGATCAAGCTCCGCCTCCCCGACGCCGCGGCGCACCGCCGCCTGTCCACGTTCCTCGCGCCCCGCCTACGCCGCACCCACGCCCAGCGGaacctcttcttcgacgccgccgcgcgcacgctcgccgccgccaccgccgcgctcCGCGTCCGCCTCTACGACGGGCCCGACGACCGCGCCCCCGAGCGCGCCGTCCTCGCGCTCAAGCGCCGCCCGCGGATCGACGCCGGCGTCAGCCGCGTCGAGGAGATCAAGGAGCCACTCGACCCCGCGCTCGCCCTCGCCTGCGCCGACGACCCCGCCCGCCTGGGCGGCCTCGACTCCCCCATCATCCGCCTCGTCGCCGCCGAGTACGGCGTTGGCGGGGACGCCGCGCCCTTCATCTGCCTCGGCGGCTTCAGGAACACGCGCGCAGTCTACGACTACGAGCTCGAGGATGGCGGTGGCGGCCTCGTGCTGGAGCTCGACGAGACGCGGTTCGACTTCGGGACCAGCTACGAGCTCGAGTGTGAGACGGCGGAGCCTGACCGGGTCAAGGAGGTGCTGGAGAGCCTGCTCACGGTGGCCGGCGTGCCCTACGAGTACTCCCGGAGTAACAAGTTCGCTTGCTTCATGGCAGGGAAGCTGCTTCCTTGA
- the LOC136547512 gene encoding uncharacterized protein, translating into MLRRNPTRIELSSDDRYELEEHLRAAAGSTPAATIKDPAGYTTPSPVPGPQTSNPLLHLLHPPPGAAPTKAQRIGIGIGLSTPPARGPNPRPPHPPHGG; encoded by the coding sequence ATGCTGCGCCGCAACCCTACCCGCATCGAGCTCAGCTCCGACGACCGCTACGAGCTCGAAGAGCACCTCCGCGCCGCCGCGGGGAGCACCCCAGCAGCCACCATCAAGGATCCGGCCGGCTACACCACCCCGTCCCCGGTCCCGGGCCCGCAGACCTCCAaccccctcctccacctcctccacccgcCGCCGGGCGccgcgcccaccaaggcccaaCGCATCGGCATCGGCATCGGCCTCTCCACCCCGCCAGCCCGGGGCCCGAACCCGCGACCACCCCATCCTCCCCATGGAGGTTGA